A window of Polyodon spathula isolate WHYD16114869_AA chromosome 22, ASM1765450v1, whole genome shotgun sequence contains these coding sequences:
- the LOC121297083 gene encoding ubiquitin carboxyl-terminal hydrolase puf-like isoform X1, protein MSKLKKFASIPGNSKMDTGYCGLINQGATCYLNTVLQTFFMTPEFRDAVHKYREPDKDKEKNLLFHLKKMFQNLEDKKCKVETTGVTRSLGMMDSDVWVQQDVAEFFRKILNEVSNESPVSENYQSTVINSTKCLKCETEASDNNRYLDISLPLNTSDHSTCITYSLENGLRDFLKSELLEGDNQSYCDKCKMKTDTETRYYFQSLPRILTLHLKRFQFDYYHMRFMKIQGPVEIPLELQFQKAPTANTEWCFSATIQQSTPQEKLYESNKIKKEMAPADIQKYMLKMKRSQQVGHNNSVTPLKKHGKKSCSTAIDIRKKDCLRYELFAICDHSGGYRGGHYTARIKSFENGKWYTFNDSFVDEYLMEQATGFRQSVTEGKVPCISSSTASLLMYRMSETSKPVDEWEPEGSKQHRNPEWEPEGSKQYRNPEWKPEGSKQQRNPEWEPEGPKQHRNPEWKPEGSKQQRNPEWEPEGLKQHRNPEWKPEGSKQHRDPEWKPEGSKQHRNPEWEPEGSKQHRNPEWKPEGSKQHRNPEWEPEGSKQHRNPEWKPEGSKQHRNPEWKPEGSKQYRNPEWKSEGSKQHRNPEWKPEGPKQHRNPDWKPEGSKQHRNPDWKPEGSKQYRNPEWKSEGSKQHRNPEWKPEGSKQQRNPEWEPEGSKQHRNPEWKPEGPKQHRNPEWKPEGPKQHRNPEWKPEGPKQHRNPEWKPEGPKQHRNPEWKPEGSKQYRNPEWKTEGSKQHRNPEWKPEGPKQHRNPEWEPEGSKQQRNPEWKPEGSKQHRNPEWKPEGSKQQRNPEWEPEGPK, encoded by the exons ATGAGTAAATTGAAAAAGTTCGCATCGATTCCAGGGAACAGCAAAATGGATACAG GTTATTGCGGGTTAATAAACCAAGGTGCTACCTGTTACCTGAACACAGTGCTGCAGACTTTCTTCATGACCCCCGAGTTCAGAGACGCTGTACACAAGTACAG AGAGCCTGATAAAGACAAGGAGAAAAATCTTTTGTTCCACCTAAAGAAGATGTTTCAGAATCTAGAggataaaaaatgtaaagttgaAACAACTGGGGTGACAAGAAGCCTGGGGATGATGGATAGCGATG ttTGGGTACAACAAGATGTAGCAGAATTTTTCAGAAAAATCCTTAACGAAGTCAGCAATGAGTCTCCAGTCTCTGAg AATTACCAGAGTACTGTAATCAATTCCACAAAGTGTCTGAAGTGTGAAACGGAAGCCTCAGATAACAATAGATATCTGGATATTTCATTGCCTCTGAACACCTCTGATCATTCTACATGCATCACGTACAGTCTG GAGAATGGTCTCCGAGACTTTTTGAAAAGCGAGCTTTTGGAAGGAGATAATCAGAGCTATTGTGACAAATGTAAGATGAAAACGGACACTGAAACT agatacTATTTTCAGAGCTTGCCACGAATATTGACACTGCACCTGAAGAGGTTTCAGTTTGACTATTATCACATGAGATTCATGAAGATCCAGGGTCCTGTGGAGATTCCACTGGAATTACAATTTCAGAAG GCACCAACTGCAAATACTGAATGGTGTTTCAGCGCTACAATACAACAG AGTACACCTCAAGAAAAGTTGTATGAatccaataaaataaagaaagaaatggcaCCAGCTGACATCCAGAAA TACATGTTAAAGATGAAGCGGTCACAACAAGTAGGTCACAACAACAGCGTGACTCCCCTAAAGAAACATGGCAAGAAATCTTGTAGTACAGCTATCGATATCAGGAAGAAA GATTGTCTCAGATATGAGCTGTTTGCAATATGCGACCATTCAGGAGGGTACAGAGGTGGGCATTACACTGCTCGAATCAAATCATTTGAGAATGGCAAGTGGTACACTTTCAACGATTCATTTGTTGATGAG TACCTCATGGAACAAGCCACAGGCTTTAGACAAAGTGTGACGGAAGGAAAGGTGCCCTGTATAAG CTCCTCAACAGCCTCCCTGCTTATGTACAGAATGAGTGAAACCAGTAAACCAG TCGATGAATGGGAACCAGAGGGAtccaagcagcacagaaacccTGAATGGGAACCAGAGGGATCCAAGCAGTACAGAAACCCTGAATGGAAACCAGAGGGATCCAAGCAGCAGAGAAACCCTGAATGGGAACCAGAGGGTcccaagcagcacagaaacccTGAATGGAAACCAGAGGGATCCAAGCAGCAGAGAAACCCTGAATGGGAACCAGAGGGACTCAAGCAGCACAGAAACCCTGAATGGAAACCAGAGGGATCCAAACAGCACAGAGACCCTGAATGGAAACCAGAGGGAtccaagcagcacagaaacccTGAATGGGAACCAGAGGGAtccaagcagcacagaaacccTGAATGGAAACCAGAGGGATCCAAACAGCACAGAAACCCTGAATGGGAACCAGAGGGAtccaagcagcacagaaacccTGAATGGAAACCAGAGGGAtccaagcagcacagaaacccTGAATGGAAACCAGAGGGATCCAAGCAGTACAGAAACCCTGAATGGAAATCAGAGGGAtccaagcagcacagaaacccTGAATGGAAACCAGAGGGAcccaagcagcacagaaacccTGATTGGAAACCAGAGGGAtccaagcagcacagaaacccTGATTGGAAACCAGAGGGATCCAAGCAGTACAGAAACCCTGAATGGAAATCAGAGGGAtccaagcagcacagaaacccTGAATGGAAACCAGAGGGATCCAAGCAGCAGAGAAACCCTGAATGGGAACCAGAGGGATCCAAACAGCACAGAAACCCTGAATGGAAACCAGAGGGAcccaagcagcacagaaacccTGAATGGAAACCAGAGGGAcccaagcagcacagaaacccTGAATGGAAACCAGAGGGAcccaagcagcacagaaacccTGAATGGAAACCAGAGGGAcccaagcagcacagaaacccTGAATGGAAACCAGAGGGATCCAAGCAGTACAGAAACCCTGAATGGAAAACAGAGGGATCCAAACAGCACAGAAACCCTGAATGGAAACCAGAGGGAcccaagcagcacagaaacccTGAATGGGAACCAGAGGGATCCAAGCAGCAGAGAAACCCTGAATGGAAACCAGAGGGATCCAAACAGCACAGAAACCCTGAATGGAAACCAGAGGGATCCAAGCAGCAGAGAAACCCTGAATGGGAACCAGAGGGACCCAAGTAG
- the LOC121297083 gene encoding ubiquitin carboxyl-terminal hydrolase puf-like isoform X2: MSKLKKFASIPGNSKMDTGYCGLINQGATCYLNTVLQTFFMTPEFRDAVHKYREPDKDKEKNLLFHLKKMFQNLEDKKCKVETTGVTRSLGMMDSDVWVQQDVAEFFRKILNEVSNESPVSENYQSTVINSTKCLKCETEASDNNRYLDISLPLNTSDHSTCITYSLENGLRDFLKSELLEGDNQSYCDKCKMKTDTETRYYFQSLPRILTLHLKRFQFDYYHMRFMKIQGPVEIPLELQFQKAPTANTEWCFSATIQQSTPQEKLYESNKIKKEMAPADIQKDCLRYELFAICDHSGGYRGGHYTARIKSFENGKWYTFNDSFVDEYLMEQATGFRQSVTEGKVPCISSSTASLLMYRMSETSKPVDEWEPEGSKQHRNPEWEPEGSKQYRNPEWKPEGSKQQRNPEWEPEGPKQHRNPEWKPEGSKQQRNPEWEPEGLKQHRNPEWKPEGSKQHRDPEWKPEGSKQHRNPEWEPEGSKQHRNPEWKPEGSKQHRNPEWEPEGSKQHRNPEWKPEGSKQHRNPEWKPEGSKQYRNPEWKSEGSKQHRNPEWKPEGPKQHRNPDWKPEGSKQHRNPDWKPEGSKQYRNPEWKSEGSKQHRNPEWKPEGSKQQRNPEWEPEGSKQHRNPEWKPEGPKQHRNPEWKPEGPKQHRNPEWKPEGPKQHRNPEWKPEGPKQHRNPEWKPEGSKQYRNPEWKTEGSKQHRNPEWKPEGPKQHRNPEWEPEGSKQQRNPEWKPEGSKQHRNPEWKPEGSKQQRNPEWEPEGPK, from the exons ATGAGTAAATTGAAAAAGTTCGCATCGATTCCAGGGAACAGCAAAATGGATACAG GTTATTGCGGGTTAATAAACCAAGGTGCTACCTGTTACCTGAACACAGTGCTGCAGACTTTCTTCATGACCCCCGAGTTCAGAGACGCTGTACACAAGTACAG AGAGCCTGATAAAGACAAGGAGAAAAATCTTTTGTTCCACCTAAAGAAGATGTTTCAGAATCTAGAggataaaaaatgtaaagttgaAACAACTGGGGTGACAAGAAGCCTGGGGATGATGGATAGCGATG ttTGGGTACAACAAGATGTAGCAGAATTTTTCAGAAAAATCCTTAACGAAGTCAGCAATGAGTCTCCAGTCTCTGAg AATTACCAGAGTACTGTAATCAATTCCACAAAGTGTCTGAAGTGTGAAACGGAAGCCTCAGATAACAATAGATATCTGGATATTTCATTGCCTCTGAACACCTCTGATCATTCTACATGCATCACGTACAGTCTG GAGAATGGTCTCCGAGACTTTTTGAAAAGCGAGCTTTTGGAAGGAGATAATCAGAGCTATTGTGACAAATGTAAGATGAAAACGGACACTGAAACT agatacTATTTTCAGAGCTTGCCACGAATATTGACACTGCACCTGAAGAGGTTTCAGTTTGACTATTATCACATGAGATTCATGAAGATCCAGGGTCCTGTGGAGATTCCACTGGAATTACAATTTCAGAAG GCACCAACTGCAAATACTGAATGGTGTTTCAGCGCTACAATACAACAG AGTACACCTCAAGAAAAGTTGTATGAatccaataaaataaagaaagaaatggcaCCAGCTGACATCCAGAAA GATTGTCTCAGATATGAGCTGTTTGCAATATGCGACCATTCAGGAGGGTACAGAGGTGGGCATTACACTGCTCGAATCAAATCATTTGAGAATGGCAAGTGGTACACTTTCAACGATTCATTTGTTGATGAG TACCTCATGGAACAAGCCACAGGCTTTAGACAAAGTGTGACGGAAGGAAAGGTGCCCTGTATAAG CTCCTCAACAGCCTCCCTGCTTATGTACAGAATGAGTGAAACCAGTAAACCAG TCGATGAATGGGAACCAGAGGGAtccaagcagcacagaaacccTGAATGGGAACCAGAGGGATCCAAGCAGTACAGAAACCCTGAATGGAAACCAGAGGGATCCAAGCAGCAGAGAAACCCTGAATGGGAACCAGAGGGTcccaagcagcacagaaacccTGAATGGAAACCAGAGGGATCCAAGCAGCAGAGAAACCCTGAATGGGAACCAGAGGGACTCAAGCAGCACAGAAACCCTGAATGGAAACCAGAGGGATCCAAACAGCACAGAGACCCTGAATGGAAACCAGAGGGAtccaagcagcacagaaacccTGAATGGGAACCAGAGGGAtccaagcagcacagaaacccTGAATGGAAACCAGAGGGATCCAAACAGCACAGAAACCCTGAATGGGAACCAGAGGGAtccaagcagcacagaaacccTGAATGGAAACCAGAGGGAtccaagcagcacagaaacccTGAATGGAAACCAGAGGGATCCAAGCAGTACAGAAACCCTGAATGGAAATCAGAGGGAtccaagcagcacagaaacccTGAATGGAAACCAGAGGGAcccaagcagcacagaaacccTGATTGGAAACCAGAGGGAtccaagcagcacagaaacccTGATTGGAAACCAGAGGGATCCAAGCAGTACAGAAACCCTGAATGGAAATCAGAGGGAtccaagcagcacagaaacccTGAATGGAAACCAGAGGGATCCAAGCAGCAGAGAAACCCTGAATGGGAACCAGAGGGATCCAAACAGCACAGAAACCCTGAATGGAAACCAGAGGGAcccaagcagcacagaaacccTGAATGGAAACCAGAGGGAcccaagcagcacagaaacccTGAATGGAAACCAGAGGGAcccaagcagcacagaaacccTGAATGGAAACCAGAGGGAcccaagcagcacagaaacccTGAATGGAAACCAGAGGGATCCAAGCAGTACAGAAACCCTGAATGGAAAACAGAGGGATCCAAACAGCACAGAAACCCTGAATGGAAACCAGAGGGAcccaagcagcacagaaacccTGAATGGGAACCAGAGGGATCCAAGCAGCAGAGAAACCCTGAATGGAAACCAGAGGGATCCAAACAGCACAGAAACCCTGAATGGAAACCAGAGGGATCCAAGCAGCAGAGAAACCCTGAATGGGAACCAGAGGGACCCAAGTAG